The window acgggacggcggcgactgAGAGGCTAAAGCGCCATACGATGAGGAAGAGGACTGATGTTCtggcgaggagcaggcccGTTGCAGGACGTCGTAGCCGAAGCCTTTGGTTAGcaaggacgaggccatcggcagTATGAATAGCAAAACGACGACCGAGGTGGAGTTGATAATGGTCGAGTATATTCGATGGACCTTGCCAATGGCTAGTAGACAGTTAAGGTTACAGCCATGTTACAGCCACTAATATAGGTCAAACAGATAATACCTGATGCAACAGAGGAAAATGGGGTCCGCCCGGACTAGGGCAACAACGAATCAAGGATCGTAAGATGGGAcagaatcaatctattggtgttcttcttgatgatgttgttgccaACCACGAGGTGTCCTCTGTGCCTGCTTACGTAGGCGCAGATGTGGACGCCGTTACGTAAccaactacccggactttaaccccgttacaggcccgttggcgcgtcggcgcgacacCACCTTGTACGACTGTACCTATAATGTTGCTTTATTAAATAGGAGCATACGTCTTTAATGAAATAGCCTTGATTTCTACACAAGAGATTTCGGCCATAGTGGCCTTTTTCTAATGAGCGTCTTCCTCACTGTTGGCCTCCTTGGACACAGTGGCCTCTGGAAGGAAGCTTTGCGCCCCTTGTGGGTCTGCTCGGATTAAACCTATTCCGAGCTCTCATGCATCTAATCGCATGATTAGTGTGACAGTATAACATATATGGGGGATATCATTCCTATACACTTACTCAAGACAAGGATTCTACCAGTCGTATCTGTGTTCCACATACGTGACTATCTTGTTGTATGGTAGAGTAGAGCGTGGCCTGCACGCACCGTTAGCCGAGCGACCTTGCGCCTCCTTCTCTTGCCGGGTTCGTCGTGTGTGCTTACGGTGGACTAGGTCAAGCCGAAGCGCTTCGTTATGTattgcaagaggttataCGACATGTTGAGCTTAACGGGCGAGAACAGGGTGTAGGCGGCCATGAGAATCATGACGTTCTTCGAGGCAAAGATAAATCGCCAGATGTACGACACATCATTCCGCTTgacactccgtactccctacCACGAGCAGACCTGCTGCAGCCAGCTGACGGACGGATGGAaatcgacgtcgtcgtcgtcgtagcacggccaaggccatgcATGTGCCGAGGCCATGCCGCGTGCTTcgatcgtcgccgtcatcgtcctcgtcccacTCCCTCGCCCGCATCGCCGCTCAGAGgcacgtcgtcatcgtcctcgtcccacTCCCTCGCCCGCAGACAAGCCCGACGTTCCTCAAGCCTCCCCATTTCTGCGCTCTCCATGTCAGCCGCCGCTTCCGCCACGGACGGCACGGCAGTGCCCCGACGTACCATGACTCCGtagaggccgacgacgtgccgGCTCCTCACGCGAACCCGTCGGTTCGGACGACGGTGCATTCCCTCTGGCCCGGGCGCCTTGGCCAAGTACCCAAAGGCTTGCCTGCGGCCAAAATTCGTGAGAAGCTGTCGATTAGCCTCTCAGCATGTgctcctcccgccgccgcgccgtgGCGATTTCTCACCTGAAAgccttcgaggccgacggtgccgctgTATCTCGTGTCGAGGCCCACCAAAGCCTCGCCGCGCGCGTGGTGCACGTCGAAGAAGCTCGTTCTCCTCGAGtgcccctcgtcgtcgtaccaTTCGGCGGGCGAGCCCGACGCCTCCGGTACTTCCCGGGAGCCCGACGCCTCCGGTGCTTCCCGGGAGCCCATCGTCTCCGGTGCGTGGCTGCCGGCGGGCgagacgaaggcgacggagaggccGACGATCGCCCCGCCACGACCATGGTGTGCTTCGATCCTGAGCCTCGAGCCCGGGCCCGAGCCGGACAGCTCACGGAACATGATGATGCAGAACGGCGTCCGACCCTGGCCGCCGGGCGACGAGTGCAAATCCCGCAGGTCTATTCCTTCAAACGACACGTTGGGGGGCGGCATCCTGGGAAACCAGCTGGCATTGTCCCGAGACGGTCCCAGCTCCGTCCGAGAGGTGTCCCTGCGCGGGCCGGCCTTGTGCCCGTCCGATATCGCCAGAGAAATCATCTTCAGCCCCTGCAGGCCAAGTCAGCGCACCGAGGGACGAAGTGTCCGACATGTCCACCCACGTCGAAGGCGCCTCGGAACCAGCAAAGGGGCCGCGCCTCGCGGCCGTCCCGACGGGGCAGCACGAGCTTCCTCACGGGCACGCCTGCGTGGTCGCCAACCCAGTTGGATTGATGACCCGAGTCGTagaggatggcgatgccgcgcacgccgaggccgtcgtgcgCCACGAGGAACCCTTCCGGCTGGGCGTCTTTGTccgggccggcgtcgaggcgatgGCTTTGGCTTGGGTGGAGATGCCCCATCGTATGGATCGGATGGATGTAGCCGTCGGCCGTTTCGAAGCAAACACCGCTGACCCAGCACCGACCGGAAATGCGAACCACGGAGACGTGGGCGGAGACGAACTCGGCCTCGAGATGGAAAAGGCTGATGTTGCAAGGCTTCACGCCCTGGCCGCACGGAAGGGCGCGTAGCTCAACCACGTGATCGGCCGCCACCCATTCGACGTCGgacccgtcgacgtcggcgtcgtcgacggcgtcgccgacggcgatgcagCTGTCGCCGGGGTGTCGGTCGCGTATCTGCGCCAGGACGTCGCACCACCAGCCGAGGATCCGCCACACCCTCGCCCTGTTCCGCATGCCATCTTCCCGGGACAGGGCCTTGAGACCGAGGTATATCGACTTCCAACGGCCTCGAAACATGCGCCGCATGCCCGGGCGTTGCGCTTCGATGACGTGCTGGAGCTCTCGTCCGCGACGGAAACGAGAGTGGAAGAAGCTGTCGGGGAGGTCGAAGCCGGCAAGCGCACGGGATGCTCTCCGCAGGCTCACGACGTCGGGGGATGCCAGTTCGTGGACGAGGCACCGAAGCACCTCGTCGGGCAAGCTTCGAAACGGGTCGCGGCCGGCCGTCTGGGTTCCGAGACGGAGGCGCGTGcgggacgccggcgacggccgaggctcTCGGTCACGCAGGAGCGAAAAGATGCGACGAATTTCGGCCACGACGTGCGGATCGTGCCGCTCCGGTCCCGGCACCGGCCACGGCTTCTCCTCGAGGGGGCCATCCGACGTCGTCTCGTGCTCGGCACGAGCTTGGGTCGAGAACGGCTCGTCGTGCAAGCCGCCGTACCCGTGGCCGAACTGGATCAAGCCTCGCGCCTGCGGAAAGGAGGTCAagacggcgaagacgagtTCGCGGTCGAaagtcgccggcggcgccacgGCTCCGAGCATGTCCCAGCAGGCGGCGTGGAAGACGAAGCCGAAAGGACGCCAATGGAAAAGTGCCGTGTGGCCCGTCGGATTCGCCGGAGTCGAGGCGAGCCAAACGAAgagctggccgagatggagcggcaccgccgacgtCCTCTCCATGACGGGAGTCAGCCATatctcggcggcgccgggaGCGTACGTGTAGACTGCCATCCGGTgagcgagcacgacggcgcaggcgagACAAGAGGCACCCACGCGCGCGGCATCGGGACGCCCAAGGCAGGTGGCTCGACTGGACATGCTCTATCGTGAAGCCGCATAGTGCGCAATGCCAGAGGGGCAGCGCTGCTCGTAGAAGGGGGTCAGCACAGAAGGCCCGTCCGGCAAAAGGGAACGTCCGTCCCACGTACAGGCGCTCGCGAGAGTCATCTGCATCTTGAGCGAATCCTTCGGTGCGCTTCGAGTCGGCTCGCTGGCGGTGTGGCACCGACGACCGACAGGGCCCGCGAGGCGGCCAGGACAGCTTTATAcccgtcggccacgacaaAACTTGAAAGTcaacgaggccgccgtcgtcgtcgcgtcTCGTGCCGCTCCGTCATGCATGTGCGTTTGCATGCCAGGCTTGTGCATGCCAGGCTTGCGTatgcctcggcctcctgtGGCCATGTTGCTTCGACAAACGTGGACGAGATGCACGAGTCGACGCAAAAGCGACAagcttcgccgacgagaccaTGGCTTCTGGCGGTACCGAGTCGAAAAAAAGCAAGCGTCTGGCTCGTGCGAGCTTGGGACATGGCAAGCAGTCACCCTCGCAAGCGGTAGGTCGATATTAGAGTTGGCACTGCAGGTCGCCTCGGGCTGCAAGGCGGGCATTAGCTTCACGGCGGGAAGGATGGGTGCGTGATGGgagggaagaggaggaggggggacgGGGAGCCGCGAGAGAGGGTGAACTgcatggtgaagatggtgagCTGGCTAGTGTGCTCTGCGGTCGATCTGGAAGGTTTTCGCAGCTCCGTCCCTGCCGACTCTGGATGAGGTTCTTTTGCATACCATTCACGGCTGCctgctgcacatgtaggtgccgtttgccgtcggccgagtgCTACGCCTACACACCTTTAGTAGGTAGCCATAGCGCCGTACaggcatgtgcatgtacgcgATTGAATTCAAACCAACCTGAACGAGGCGTCAAGATGGATGAATCACCGGCATCACGGTGCTGCCGGGACGCAAGCAGCTGTCTTTAGCAGGCCGCGGCCAGTCCGTAGCTGTCGgtggccagctcggccgatGACACGACGACAAACGCCTAGGAGCCGGCAGCGGAGGGAAAGTATATCATGAATTgcctactgtaggtgcatatacagtaagtagacGACGAACGTGGAGCGAGTCCTGCGAGTGCATGTATCTTGTGATTCTGATTGTCATCGTGACCGTGACTTTGTCAGCACAGTATGTGTACAGTAGGGGTACGGTAGGtgcacagtaggtgtacaataggggtacagtacagtaagtaggtgcacagtaggtgtagtaTGTAGGTGCACAGTGGGTGTAATAGGTGCACAGTGTGTGtagtaggtgcacagtaggtgtaataggtgcacagtaagtgtagtaggtgcacagtaggtgtagtaggtgcacagtaggtgtagtaggtgcacagtacttaggtgtaaTAGGTGCACAGTATGTGtagtaggtgcacagtaggaatagtaggtgcacagtaggtgtagtagGTGCACAGCAGGTGTAATAGGTGCACAGTAAGTGtagtaggtgcacagtaggtgtagtaggtgcactgtaaTAGGTGCACAGCTGGTGTAGTAGATGCACTGTAATAGGtgcacagtaggtgtaattgCCGAGTACAGTAGGCGTACTAAATAAATTGCATCAAGCATCAACTGTATTGTAGGTGCACTAAATACATTGCATCACGaaactacatgtacttctcCCAGATGGTGGGGGGCAAAAATAACCAGCACAGGCtatgccgtcggcgggctgTTGCATCGTCGCTCTATTAATCGTCCCTCCCCCCCCAGCCGATTCTCAAGCTGCCGTACAGTGAGGTTAGTGGACAAGTAGTGGTGTGCAAGTAAAATTCTAggcatgtatgtactgtaaatacagGCACGCAGGTAATATTTACAggcacttgcacgtacttgtgcacgacggcggagacAGAGTCACGATCGATCCGGCAAAGACACCATCGAAATTCCTCCACGAGAGCCGATTCTCGGACGCCAACCCGTCCTACGCTCCTCTCGTCCCCTTCGTCCCTCGCGTcttctcccccccccctccgccgcgAGATAGAGGAACACGCTGGCCATGTCGTCCGCTCTCgtctccgccgacgacgctctCGAGCCTACGCTCCAGtccctcctcgaccagcGCTCGCTCCGTTGGatcttcgtcggcggcaaaggcggcgtcggcaagacgacgacctcgtgctcgctcgccatccAGCTCGCCCGCGTCCGCCGCTCCGTCCTCCTCATCAGCACCGACCCGGCGCACAATCTCTCCGATGCCTTTTCCCAAAAGTTTGGCAAGGAGGCCCGCCTCGTCAACGGCTTCGACAACCTCAGCGCCATGGAGATTGATCCCAACGGCAGCATGCAGgacctgctcgccggccagcCCGAGGCCTCGGACGACATGaacgccatggccggcggcatcggagGCATGATGCAGGATCTCGCCTTTGCCGTACGTCGTCCTTGGCCGAGCCGCGTGAACCCGTGCTCGAGCCGCGCCGTGCCTTGCCCTGCTGACATGCCCCCCTCCCGAACCTGCAGATccccggcatcgacgaggccatgtcGTTTGCCGAGGTCCTCAAGCAGGTCAAGTCCCTCTCGTACGAGACCATCGTCTTCGACACGGCGCCCACCGGCCACACGCTGCGCTTCCTGCAGTTCCCCTCGGTGCTCGAAAAGGCCCTCGCCAAGGTCTCCCAGCTCTCGTCCCAGTACGGCCCCCTCCTCAACGGCTTCCTCGGCTCCAACGGCGCGCTGCCCAACGGCCAGAACCTCAACGAGATGATGGAGAAGCTCGAGTCCCTGCGCGAGACCATCGCCGAGGTCAACACCCAGTTCAAGGACGCCGAGCTCACCACCTTTGTCTGCGTCTGCATCGCCGAGTTCCTCTCCCTGTACGAGACGGAGCGCATGATCCAGGAGCTGACGAGCTACGGCATCGACACCCactgcatcgtcgtcaacCAGCTCCTGTTCCCCAAGAAGTCCAGCGACTGCGACCAGTGCAACGCCCGCCGCAAGATGCAGAGAAAGTACCTCGACCAGTACGAGGAGCTGTACGCCGAGGACTTTAACGTCGTCAAGATGCCCTTGCTGGTCGAGGAGGTCCGCGGCAAGGAAAAGTTGGAAAAGTTCAGCGGCATGCTGGTCGAGCAGTACGTGCCGCCCGAGTAGCCTCGCGCGGAGCAGGATTGGGACGGGGAGCAACGGGGTGTGTGGGCCGAGAAGACAACGACCGGCCTTGCCGTTACGCACGGCGTTGACGTGGACCGACGTACGCATGGCATAGAGTAATGAGGATTCATTTTGGCCCTTTTACTGACGCTGCTATTCCATCTACACGCGCTCTGCATGCATCACCCTGTATGCACCACCCTGGATGCACCGCTCCGGATGCACCACCCACGACTCGGCACCTCCGTCGCAGCCGCGCATCCGTCTCACGTATTCCAGGCACACCATCGAGTCACCTTGGACAATATGAGTTCTTGCCTGACCTgctccgtcgaggagagcaaACTAGCTAGCTTCCTCTGAAGCAAGTGATGTGACCCTTCGGCCCCCAAACGCCGGATCCGTGCCCGCAAATCCCGCGTCTCGCCGAGGGCCTTGAAACCGATCCAACAGCAACCAAAATCAACACCAATCAAGCGGCATGCCAACCTTGATTTTCATGATGCAGATGCAACGCTAACATCCCCTAAATGAGATAGATGCGAGGCCTTTCTTTCACGCGGCGGGCGGGGAGTGGCCGTGAAGATGCGAGGCCTTCCTTTCACGCGGCGGGCGGGGAGTGGCCGTGAaccatgccgacgatgctcaCAACTCTCTGTAGTCGCTTGGCCGCGCCCTCCGCTGCTTGTTTTGATGTCTGTGGGGGTTGATCGGCTTTCGGAAGTaggcgtcttcgtcgtcgacgtttGCTTGCTGCCCAAAGTTGGCTCCGTTCTGGAATCCGCCCATGGCGCCCATGCCGTTGCTCATggggccgccgcccatgggGCCGCCCGGCATGCTCATGCCGTTCATGCCGTTCATGTTCATGCCGTTCATGTTGTTCATGCCGTTCATGCCGTTCATGCCCCATCCGCCGTTCATGCCGCCAAAGCCCGGCATGCCCATCATCGGCATGCCCATCATCGgcatgcccatgcccatgcccatgcccatgtTGGGCGGCATGCCCATCATGTTGGGCATCATCGGCATGCCGTTGAACATCATGTTGGGTATGCCCATGTTGGGCACGCCATTGTTCATCATGTTGGGCATGCTGTTCATCGCCTGCTGCTTCAGCATCGCCTTGGGACCTTTGGGGATGTTGGGGTTCTCGAGGACATCCGTCGCCGGTCGCTTCTTGGCATTGGGGATGATGCCTTCGGCCGATTTCGCCTCTGCGGCCTTgtcggcttcggcctcgacgccttggcctccgctcttggcctcggcgaccttGGGGGGGGATCGGGCGGTCgtgggcgccggcgtcggcgacttGGTTGCTTCCTTGGAGTCTGCGTCGTTCGCTTCCGTCTTGTCGGAATCAAGCGTCGGCTGAACTTGCTGCGCATccggctcggccggctcggccgccgtcacgggcTCGGGCTTTGGCGACTCGCGGGgcgtcttggccgcctcccTCTCCTTCAGGTACTCCTGaatcctcctcgacgtctcCTCGTCGGGAATCAAGTCGTCGATCAGTACTCCTTCGGTCTGGCAGGCAGGGCAGACGAAGTCGCTTTCGATGACTGCATTCGTTATGCAGTCATTACAAAACGTCTTCTGGCAGCACGGGGTCTTCATTGGTTCTATGAACATCTTCCTGTCAATCGAACACTCGAGCCCGCGCTCCTGCACCTCCTTGTTCTCAGCAAGCACCTCCTTGTCGGGTCCCGAGGATTTGGTCTTGGCCTGGAAGCGCTCCCAGGAGGCCTTGTCCGGTTCGGCAATGACAAAGTCTCCCTCGGCGTTGACCATGATGCCCGAGGGCCTCTTcgactcgtcgccgtcggactgtgccatgacgacggccttgtcgacCTTTTGCAGGAAGGAACGCGGGATGCCCGTGGTTCGCTTGACGCGGGGCCGGTTGTCGAATTCGGGATCGTCGTTTGTCGGGCACATCTGGATCCAGTGGCCCTTGTTGCCGCATCGATAGCAGATGTAGCCGGCGGGTGGGTCGTGGTCTGGTACGTTGGCGGGTCGCTTGATGCCGCCCTTGTTGAAGACGGGCGCCTGGCTGTTGGCATCAGGGTTAGCAACGATGACGCTTTCCCGCATGCTTCTGAGGACACTTACTGGGACATCTCTTCCTGCTGAGCAGACCACTGCTCGCTCTGGGCGGCGAACATGGCCGCCATCTTCTCCTCttccgtcatggccgagtTCATCTGATTGATGGCGCTCGCGCTGGGtttggccgccgtcgctttGGCCGCCTGTTCCCTGCGACCCGAGTTCTTGGCCGACACGGGAGCCTTGCCGGAGATGTATCgggcggcgcggccggcACCTGGCTTGGCTGCCGGTTGGCGCCGTGCTATGACCGTGGTGGATCTCGGAACGATGgtggtgtcgtcgtcgtattCTGGAGCGCAAGGGTTAGCGTCGCGGAGCCGGCCGACAGGTGAAGGATGCGACATACcatcgctgccgtcgtcggtgtaGATGAAGAGGTCAAAGTCGGTtccatcgccgaggccacTCTTGCTGATGATTTCACGCTTTAGCTCGAAGACAGATATACCAGTGCCGTCAAACTCGACACGAGTGGGCTCCTTTTGAGACTTGAACTTGAAGAAAACGGAAGACGACATGTCTGCGACGGCAGGCCTCCCGTTTACGAGGAATCAAACCTCGAGGTGTAGAGCCGAGTCGTCGACGATTGAGGCCGACACGGCGGAATCAAGAGCAGGCAGCAAGGGTACGTGTTTTCAGTCGCACTGACAAGACAATGGGGGAAACGAGAACCTATGATTTTTTTTTCAAGACGCGCCTTGATTTTTTTGCCCTCGCTCGTATCTTCTTTGTTGCACGTCGGTTGCTcgcttttttttttcagaTCAGTTTGAACGAAAAATTCAATTTTGATTGTACTTGAGTGAAAAGACAAGTCGTCAATAGGGTCAGAGGGAGAGAATATAGGGAGTACAATGGGCCTAAGCCAGCAAAGATCAACGGTTTTGACAATCCTGgttcctcctcgccaccagAAATCACCGCGACAATCTCTGCGCCACGCAATGCCACTTGTCAGTAGAGACGCACGGTATCCAGAACCTCGTTTCCGATGTATCCCAAAGAAACGTGGATCGGACGATCATGCACtggggacgacggcgtcgacgggagGGACAGGGCGGTCGGTCGAAAAGTTGTTGGGAGAGGACGCTAGGCGCTGGGACAGACGACTTTTTTTGCcgcttcggcgacggcaatgTCACCGGAAGGATTTTGACGCTGGAAAGAACAGTCACCGGAAGTCAGATGTGATGGGACTGGCGACACGACGATGGGGACGCTGGGTGGTGATGGGGAGGGTGGCGAAATGAGGTGGATGCAGGAGGAAAGCGGAGGGAGCGAGAACTGAGCGGGCACGAGCGTTCTTTATGAAACCAGGGCGGTGTTGGCCAAGGCAGGCAGGGCGAAGGATGACTAAGTCAAGAGCGGATGGGGTGGCGGAACGGCGGCTCAACTGATTGCCCGGCGAGAACAGGTATGGACCCTGAAGAGGTTCCTGGATCTGTACTTGGGagggtgcaagtacatgtattgtgTGCTAAGTTGCGTATAAGTACTTGAAACTCTACGTGCGAGTGCAGGCGTATACATGTAACACTAGCGAGTGCAAGACGGAAttcaagtacaactactttgTGAACTAGCGCACACATGTACCTGTAAGTGCTTGAAATAGCTTGCACTTGTACCTTTAACTTGTGCTTACTACTTTAAGTATGTActttagtacggagtaagttcttttacttgtattactgtagttgtgcatgtgAAATTAATTAGTATGTGtgcggtgcatgtactgtacatgtcctgtccatgtactccccacacgtacttgcagtataagtacatgcaagtgttGATGtggcacatgtaagtatgtacagcATCAGCACTCCGTcatacttgctgtaggtaTACAAGTAAATCAACAAGCGCACTGCATTCACTGAACATGAGCCCTGAAAGTGCATTTCCTGCCCTTGAACATGCTCctgctggtacggagtacagactTCACAGTCAAActgatgtacttgcatgctctCTCACTTGCCATTCGTACCTGATCTGAACAGGGTGCTTGGCAAGGGCAGCGTGCCGACCAACGGCTGGGAGAGATTCAAAGCgttggtacttgtacagtacatgtgcagtacatgtacagcacatgcacttacttacctgAACAAAGGAATCAGCCAATCCCTATTGGCCGCGAGCGCCGCACCTAGCCGAACGACCGCTGGAGCTGTTGGGGCGCCATTTGCTGGTCGTTGGGCAGCAGCGTCACAATGTGTCAATGGATGCACTCGAGCTCCCCCGCCAAACTCAGCACCGCCAgatggagaaggaggagagagAGCGAGGGTAAGCGGCAACGTGAGATATTTTACGGCgcgcacggagtattattactccgtccTCGTACCGGCTCGTCATCCTCAGGCCAGCAATCCTCAGGCCAGCAGCCTTGCCCCGCACCATCATGCGGCACACCTCGGCCGTCCTCTGCTCTGCCTCCCGAGCGTCCGTCTTGACGAGAAGAGGAAGCCCGTTTGTGCCATCCAGCCGCTCCTCTCCGACCATCATCCGCTCCTCTCCGACCGTCAtccgctctcgccgcccgtACCTCACAGACTCCCTCCGCAGTCACCAAGCTAGAAAGATGGCTCCCCAGCTCGACTCGTACTTTAAGCAGGtcgacgcctcggccgacgacttTGTCGAGCGTCTCCgcaaggccgtcgccatcccctccatctcggccgaggatgcccgCCGtcccgacgtcgtccgcaTGGGCGAGTggctcgccggcgagctcaagtcgctcggcgtcgaggtcgagctgcGGCCGTTGGGCAAGCAGCCGCACAAGGAGCACCTCGACCTCcctcccgtcgtcctcggccggtACGGAAACGACAAGAGCAAGCGCACCATCCTCGTCTACGGCCACTACGACGTGCAGCCGGCGGACAAGAGCGACGGCTGGGCGACGGAGCCGTTCGACCTCAAGGTGGACGACAAGGGCCGCATGTTCGGCCGCGGCTCGACCGACGACAAGGGCCCCGTCCTGGGCTGGCTCAACGCCATCGACGCGCACCAaaaggccggcgtcgacttTCCCGTCAACCTGCTCATGTGCTTCGAGGGCATGGAGGAGTACGGCTCCGAGGGCTTGGACgacctcatcgtcgccgaggccaagaagttcttcgccgacgccgacgccgtctgcATCTCGGACAACTACTGGCTCGGGACGGAGAAGCCGTGCCTCACCTACGGCCTGCGCGGCTGCAACTACTACTCGATCGAGGTGTCGGgccccggcgccgacctcCACAGCGGCGTCTTTGGCGGCACCGCGCAGGAGCCCATGACGGATCTCGTGCGGCTGCTCGGGTCGCTCGTCGACACGCACGGCAAGATCCAGATCCCCGGCATCATGGAGCAGGTGGCGCCCGTgacgaaggaggaggagagcctCTACGACGGCATCTCCTTTACCATGGACAACATCTTCGAGTCCCTCGGCAGCCAGACGACGATCCACGACGACAAGAAGAGCACGCTCATGGCACGTTGGCGGTACCCCTCGCTCTCCATACACGGTGTCGAGGGCGCCTTTTCCAGCCCCGGCGCCAAGACGGTGATCCCCGCCAAGGTGGTTGGCAAGTTCTCGATCCGAACGGTGCCCAACATGGACATTGACACGAccaacgccgccgtcttccggTACGTCGAGGAGCAGTTTTCCAAGCTCGGCAGCAAGAACACGATGAAGGTGTTTGCCCAGCACACGGGCAAGTGGtgggccgcctcgccgaaGCACTGGAACTTTTccgccgcggccaaggcgacggaGCGCGTTTGGGGCGTGAAGCCCGACTTTACGCGCGAAGGTGGGAGGTAGGTGACGGGCGACGCCCACGACCGGAGGAGCCGTCGGATCTCACGCTAATCCACCTCGCAGCATC of the Drechmeria coniospora strain ARSEF 6962 chromosome 01, whole genome shotgun sequence genome contains:
- a CDS encoding glutamate carboxypeptidase translates to MRHTSAVLCSASRASVLTRRGSPFVPSSRSSPTIIRSSPTVIRSRRPYLTDSLRSHQARKMAPQLDSYFKQVDASADDFVERLRKAVAIPSISAEDARRPDVVRMGEWLAGELKSLGVEVELRPLGKQPHKEHLDLPPVVLGRYGNDKSKRTILVYGHYDVQPADKSDGWATEPFDLKVDDKGRMFGRGSTDDKGPVLGWLNAIDAHQKAGVDFPVNLLMCFEGMEEYGSEGLDDLIVAEAKKFFADADAVCISDNYWLGTEKPCLTYGLRGCNYYSIEVSGPGADLHSGVFGGTAQEPMTDLVRLLGSLVDTHGKIQIPGIMEQVAPVTKEEESLYDGISFTMDNIFESLGSQTTIHDDKKSTLMARWRYPSLSIHGVEGAFSSPGAKTVIPAKVVGKFSIRTVPNMDIDTTNAAVFRYVEEQFSKLGSKNTMKVFAQHTGKWWAASPKHWNFSAAAKATERVWGVKPDFTREGGSIPVTLTFEEATGKNVLLLPMGSSTDGAHSINEKLDKRNYIEGTKLLGAYLHYVAEEPQS